Part of the Vicia villosa cultivar HV-30 ecotype Madison, WI unplaced genomic scaffold, Vvil1.0 ctg.006067F_1_1, whole genome shotgun sequence genome is shown below.
AAAGCaaaagtttttccagaaagttcaaagggtatgattacctgggaagcgtaaatagcacgAACTTCTTCAACGTTAGGGTTTGGAATATGTTCGTTTTCACCAGACCGTGTGGTGGATTGGAGCtttagagcaggttgaagaacgttggaagatgaagccatcggatgagttttgagaaattcagatttgaaaagtttgaagatgttggttcctttgtttgatgaagaagacggagaaataggaatgagaagttgtaaaaagagtgcaagtccaaagtatttaaaggtttaacggaaacccttttttttttttttttttttaaaatcttttgggtaaaacccaaaggacacgtggcgaatgatgatttaatccaatggcggtcgagagattcagctttactcctagtatataggagtaataatcaggaagtaaggtcaaggacgtgggaatgtaagttatgagaagacattttgagaatgacaagacgtttcggaaacagagattatcaatgattatgacgtttagtcagtagtcttggaactatcaaaacttaataagagacgaaatcttatgatggcaaaaaacgcctatttctgttgatcttcgaaacaggcatttattgggggcaatttgttagctgaagatttcgttgaacaaatatatgtgcttcgaaggagtgcataatcgaaggcaaggtggttactgatgaccatctctgagaagtataaaatggctactgatggccatgtttcgatagcaggaaatgtctaagttttttatgaaggtgatggctactgaaagctattggaaggatatatcctcgaagacttagacaaaatttataaatttacttaagtattattatttagcgtgtttgttagtaagtgtttattagcatactgccacgcgtcgaagatggactcaggcgggaagatttgaaattcgaagatagtcacgtaactgcttattcacagatgtcatcgctggaagttcttatgagaaacgtggcagcagattagcgtagggccgttatggtcgaaactagtataaataggagttttcatgatagaattccgtgtgttcattttgtacaaatcactcacatatttactcaagtatcaagcgttaacgagaacgagttcgctgagaaaatgtacgtatgacaccaccatcttaatacatgagtattatcttttattgcttttcgtcttcgaatatctttaaattcttgcattctatttacttcttatcatttacattactgtatctttaactttcatgttatttactttcatgttatttactttcatgttatttatcttcatgttacttactttcaagatctttaacagttttatgttttaagattctttttaacagaattgcatgttatgTTATATGCGTTGtctacattttaaagtcataatcacatataatcaagtcatcactaaaaagtgtatgtttttaatcgaataacatttgtcgaagacaacgaatcatgaacatggttctaaagaatattgataacaatctaattgactatgtgtcctaggatcaatctagtcgatcctgcgagtaaccaaatcatatttattatagtttggaggactagcggttgtttaccggaaatcaccgtaaacagtgactccctttgtttatatgcatgtttactctgagtaTTTGCTTATTATTTAATTTGGGGTATTAGAAAGGGATGTTACATGCACCATCCAACTCTATTTTTTAGCATCTTGAATGCTAGTTGACTGACTCTTCTGAATGCAGATTCCAATATCTGCATGTAAAGTATGTTTTATATTTCATTCTGACGTGTACTTGAATACGTCATCCATATTTCTCTCTTCATGTACACAATGGAGACATGTCCTACATGGTATTCTGACATTCGGTCAGACATTATAGGTTGTCTTCTCATAGTATTCCATACTCTAATTATAGCATCTGATACTCATTAGAGATATACACACAGTCCTTTGTGTACTCCTAATCATTATGCTCTTTACACCCAATATTATGTCCAACTGCTTAATATCTGAACAAGTTGTTACCAATTTCGCAAGCTTTAAGCAGTCTTGCATCATTATACTAGTTACCCATGAACTAGTACTTTACTCCCCCTATTACGAATAACCATTGTCACTTTCAATCACCACTTGACCATCAGACGAACTCATGTGAAACTATTCACTTTCTCATAGTGAAGAGCTATATTTTAACCGAACCCTCGAGACCAAATTCGCCCTTCAAATTACTCTGATGAAATTCTTGACAATTTTACATATGTTGTCAGAAGAGAACTCTTTGGGAGGTTAAAATGTCATGCACCCATGGTTTGACCATCCTAAATACATGCTGATCAGATCACTTTGTATGACAACACTCTTTTGCCTTTACGTTCACTAGAAGTTAATGATGCTAATGGAGTCTTCAACACGGTAGTGCTTCAACGATACTACTGTAGACAAAAGTAGAAACTACTCATTCTAATCCACATGGTCAGAAACTAAtcattttaaaagataaataactAAGGGATCATGGTATGAACTTAAAAGGAAGCTAAGTTGAACCCTAAAATAATCATACAAATCTAATCAAGGCATTTGGtgaagaaatttttttgaaattttttgatttaaaagccttttaaaaagcataaaagtattgattttggtttAATTAAAAGTtggtcaaataaataatatttttggaattttgaaatttattcacaaaatatactACATGATTAAGGAGTGTACAAAAAAATCAGCTCAAAAGGGGTTAATTTGCTTATAGAAACAATTGagagaaaatggaaaaaaaacaattaaaatttttcAAAGTTGGCTTCAGGAAATCGATTACTCTGTttgaggaaatcaatttcctcttTGAAAAAACCACATCTTCTTTAAAACTCACAACTTTAAAAAATGACAACTCTCTCATTTCTTAACCAAATGCAAAAGTATAAAGATCAAAGTTGCTTAGAATTTCATGAGGATTCCAAAAATGTGCATATCACAAATTAATATTGGCTGTAGCCCACGGATTTTTGACAAAACcagaaaaacctaattttttcAAAGTTAAATTAAATGACAATCAAGCTCAACTAATGCCTATTTTCACATGGCTTTCATTCATGGTAATTAAAACAAGCACAATAGTATCAAGAAATGTTTAAAATGATGCTCAAATGATGTAGTTCAAAAATGTGAAAAGCTTACCGATTGGAGAAAGTCCAATGCCTCTTATATTACTTCCAGAAGCAAAGTGATGATCCAAAAAGCTTCCTTGAACCTTCCTGAAGCTAATGGAATAGCTTATTTTCTTTGAGGATGCTAAGAACCTTGTGTCCACTTCAAGTTACAAGTGACGAAACTTGAAAATGAAGGATGATGATGGAGGTGTGACAGCTGTAAACCTAAGGTTTCTACAACTTCTATATGATGTATAAGAAGTGTTTGCATAGTTAGTTTGCAAAGAACTTGAGAGAAACTCGGAATTTGCAACTTTGTGcaaagtaaaaaaaatgaagtttttgagtGAGGTAGTGAATTTAAAAATTGTTGTGTGTTTGATTCAAGAGGCAAAGGCCTTTATTTATAGGCACAATTTGTGTTTGATCCATAACTTGAAATCCTTTCACTTTTTGGAAGTTccttcaaaaggacaaagttgtaGATTATAATTTAGCCTTTGGAACACAAAAAATGGTTGCTTAATGAAGAAGTTATGAGCTTCCAAAGTTGGGTATTTGAACATGTATTTTTTTTGGACTTAGTGAAATTTtcaatttcttcattttttcCCTTTTTGCAAGTAACCTCtaatttcttgatttttcttgatcaaatgactacaataattatattttcatgattttgatcttcaaaagtccatggttgaccaaattttcaaaagtcaaagttgatcttgaatagttgactttttccaattgAATTGTATTCTTCTAAGTATAAATTGAATTAAACTCCTCTatccaaatgaatgatatgaatggattttaATGAGGCATTGGATAtctttgaatcatgttttgagccATAAGACTTTGCTTaccaaaagtcaactttctagagaattaggtcaaaaccctaattggtgtaCCCGATGAACGTGAAAATTGTTGATCTTGGATTGAACCACACTTGGAATTGAATATCGATGAGGGAAATCACTTGAGCATATGAGAAAGCTCGACTCACTTTGTGagcttcaaaaccctaatttgcctgAGCTCTTTGGTCAATTACCTGTCTTGtgaaacaagcaacaaacaaacacaatctttttgtatattttggttagtaaatgatgcatgaatgattatAAATGATGATAATGCTGATCACACTCTTTTAGATTCAATGTGAATGAGGTGGGATCTTAGGGttaaaatttggggtatgacaatcaagTGAATAAGTATGCCAACTAGGAGAAAAATAAAAGGTAATTGTTTCTCAATTACAGGTTATAAAGAAATATTGTTTGTATACTAACTTTAACTTGTAGGATGTGGTAACCGCTTTGAACTCCAAACTTGAAATCATGATTAAGTTTGTGAGAATGGTGAACAATTGGTTCCAGTATGTTGAGAAATTTTTCAAGATTGAAAACCTAAAAGGGATAAGGTTTGATTTTCAAGGCTTTAACAAGCAAAGAAAATCTTAGGTGACATAAATCTGTTTCTATTCAAAGGCAGAGTTGAGTCAATGATGTCAAACAAAATGTCTCAATATCATACCAAACATCAAAATCTTCAAGCTAATGGCAGAGGCTTGAACTAGAAATATCACTTTTGTGATAAAAGATATGCATATCAGACCACTTTGTTCTCAAAATGTATGTTTATTCTAAAGATTGACCAAACAGGGGATAATGCTCAAGAAAGATGTTTTCCTTAAGTTTTGTTTTTTGCTAAAAAAGACTAGTATCTTCTTTGACACAGGCTGTTTCAGATACATGACTGAAGATAAAGAGTTATGGTGAACTCTATGTATCACTCCATCTTCCATGTTTATTTGGCAATGATGCCAAAAGTAGAAAAAATTGAGAAATTGAATGGAACAAGATTTCTTAGTCTTGATAATTATAGAAAGGAATTTTATGAGTAAATGAGTTATGAGATTATTACCATAATATGATTGTGAGTTATAATCATTTTGTAATTTCAGCCGGTTTTTTAATTAGTAGCGGAAGGTTTGTCATTTGAGttctatttaatttttctttttttatttgatgaaataaaaaatttgtattgAGTAATGAAATTAGTGGGACGTAttctttttaagtattttttaattaattaatttttaatgaataaatgagtattgatattgattaatttatattctcttatttaattttttatatttaataaataaaatttagggGCCTATTTTTtagtcatttttaaaattaataataattatttatgaaTAAATGGGACCCGTTTTGGTGAATgaggtttttttaataatttattattattatatttattatttattcatactaatatttactttttatttaaataataagagTGCTATTTAGATGGTTATTTTTTAGGAGAAATTATAGAATTATGTAGGTTAAATtacacttttggtccccctattttggccATCCCCATATTTatcttttaaacagttttggtcccccatgtccatttttcattcaaaaaacactGTTGTGTACTGTTTTTTAGATGTAGCATACTTTTATTGACTTgaaataagaaatattaattattgacGACGTTTTCTTCCTTTAATCGTCTTCTTTAAACGTCGTCGATTTCTCCCAGCATGTTCGTTCTTCTCTTTCATTCTCCAAAAAAAAAACGCTCTTTACGTTCTCTCTCGATCAGAAAGCATCCCCTGAATAcaaaaaaaactgaaaaatcaacattttttggaCGAAAAATGGACatgggaccaaaactgtttaaaaaataaataggaggACTAATTTCGTGAATTgaccaaaatagggggaccaaaactgtaatttaggcAATTATATATTActagtttaattttaaataaaaaaattgtacatactaattaagtaaataattttaaaaatcaaccTATAAAATGAATACATTCCATTCACAATCAGAAGTACAAACAGGCGTGCGTACACCAACATATCCGACAATTCCTTTTGAGTTCTTCCGCCATCACCAACGTtgtaccaaacaaaaacaaaaaaacaaaccaaTTTTCGATCACCAACAACTCAACCCACTAAACCCTTTTGATTCCAATGTCTCAAAAACAACCTCTAATAATCAGAGACAAAACCCAGATGCGAAACTGGTCAAGGTCAATGAGATCCCAATCCAAACTCATTGCTTTCGTTCCCACCATGGGTTACCTTCACCAAGGCCATCTTTCTCTCATCACCGAAGCTCACAAACACGCCAATGTTGTAGCAGTATCAATCTACGTCAACCCGGGTCAGTTTTCACCTAACGAAGATCTTTCTACCTACCCTTCTGATTTTGAAGGTGATGTTCAGAAGCTTTTGTCTGTTCCTGGTGGAGTTGATGTTGTTTTTAATCCTAAGGACTTGTATGATTATGGGGAGAGTGAGGGTGGTgagggtggtggtggtggtggtggtgatgggGTGGTGTCTTGTATTGAGAAGAGTGGTTTGGGACATGAGAGTTGGGTTAGAGTTGAGAAACTTGAGAAGGGTCTTTGTGGGGTGAGTAGGCCAGTTTTCTTTAGAGGGGTTGCTACTATTGTTGCTAAGTTGTTTAATATTGTGGAGCCTGATGTTGCTGTGTTTGGGAAGAAAGATTATCAGCAGTGGAGAGTTATTCAGAGAATGGTAATTGTTTTTCATACTTTTTCCTTTCTTTAGTATTTTCCTATCATAATTAGTCCTCATAACAAGTGCTCTCTGCCTCTCTCAAATTACTGAGAAATATTTAGGATGCATTTAGAAGAGCTTATTTCCTGCTTATTTGGGTTTTTTTGTCTGTGTTGAATACGACTAGTACTATTCATTAATAAGTGGACAGACTCTCGAGCCTCGCGAGTGTAGTGAAACCCTTGTGGCACGGCCCTACCTGTAACCCTATGTGTTGAATAATAGAAAACTACAAAGCTATTATATTATCAGAGGAGACGTAGGCATAATTGGCCGAATTCTGTGATCAAAAGTTGTTTTCTTGAGTGAACTGTGTAAAAGTATCTGTGAATGCTTAAGAAAAAAAACTTATCAGATGTTTATTTACCT
Proteins encoded:
- the LOC131642905 gene encoding pantoate--beta-alanine ligase-like, with the translated sequence MSQKQPLIIRDKTQMRNWSRSMRSQSKLIAFVPTMGYLHQGHLSLITEAHKHANVVAVSIYVNPGQFSPNEDLSTYPSDFEGDVQKLLSVPGGVDVVFNPKDLYDYGESEGGEGGGGGGGDGVVSCIEKSGLGHESWVRVEKLEKGLCGVSRPVFFRGVATIVAKLFNIVEPDVAVFGKKDYQQWRVIQRMVRDLDFSIKVVGCEITRENDGLAMSSRNVHLSSEDREKALSINKSLSRAKLAAEDGQVQCEKLRNLVIQSITDAGGRIDYAEIVDQRSLEKVELIKSPVVFCVAAFFGKVRLIDNMEINL